One Hordeum vulgare subsp. vulgare chromosome 4H, MorexV3_pseudomolecules_assembly, whole genome shotgun sequence DNA window includes the following coding sequences:
- the LOC123450796 gene encoding CBL-interacting protein kinase 29-like, which yields MHVSLVDVLDGELFSLVDSDGHMTEDLAWHYFRQLLSAVRYCHSRGVYHRDIKPENLLLDGEGKLKVADFGLGAVADGSLHHTLCGTPAYVVPEILSKQGHHPTKVDIWSCGVVLFVLAAGYLPFNDASLINMYRKIYAGRFRCPNWFSPAQRHLLRRILDPNPATRIDMDGIMEHPWFCHGAGGDGELEKLMRGHEEEAGFKTEFKTNWN from the coding sequence atgcacgtatcTCTCGTCGATGTCCTCGACGGCGAGCTCTTCTCGCTCGTTGACTCCGACGGCCACATGACGGAGGACCTCGCGTGGCATTACTTCCGCCAGCTCCTCTCCGCCGTCCGGTACTGCCACTCCCGCGGCGTCTACCACCGCGACATCAAGCCGGAGAATTTGCTGCTCGACGGCGAGGGCAAGCTTAAGGTCGCCGACTTCGGGCTCGGCGCCGTCGCGGACGGGAGCCTCCACCACACCCTCTGCGGCACCCCTGCCTACGTCGTGCCGGAGATCCTCTCGAAGCAGGGGCACCACCCGACCAAGGTCGACATCTGGTCCTGCGGCGTGGTGCTCTTCGTGCTCGCCGCCGGCTACCTCCCATTCAACGACGCCAGCCTCATCAACATGTACCGCAAGATCTACGCCGGCAGGTTCCGGTGCCCCAACTGGTTCTCGCCGGCGCAGCGCCACCTGCTGCGCCGCATCCTCGACCCCAACCCGGCCACGCGCATTGACATGGACGGCATCATGGAGCACCCGTGGTTCTGCCAcggcgcgggcggcgacggcgagctgGAGAAGCTGATGCGCGGCCACGAGGAGGAGGCGGGGTTCAAGACGGAGTTCAAAACTAATTGGAACTGA